From the Verrucomicrobiota bacterium genome, one window contains:
- a CDS encoding mannose-6-phosphate isomerase, whose product MLYPLTFQPIFKERVWGGRRLQDLYGKALPPGARIGESWEISDRPGDESVVTNGPLAGRTLRWLMEHHGSELLGAAAPAGGRFPLLVKLLDARDALSLQVHPPAAKAAALGGEPKTELWYFTEATADACIHAGLRSGVTRAEFERRVRDGTVAECFHRIPVRRGDAMFLPGGRVHALGAGCVLIEVQQNSDTTYRVFDWNRPGLDGKPRELHVGQALEAIDFGDFEPALVTGRPGGSPERLRRCLVNDNLFSVAHEQLTEQSHLTMNHPAPTIIACLDGRLQIAGGGFEVRREAGEFCLIPADTTVALSTTAQAAWLRATAGKCC is encoded by the coding sequence ATGCTCTACCCGCTCACTTTCCAGCCCATCTTCAAGGAACGCGTGTGGGGCGGGCGCCGGTTGCAGGACTTGTATGGCAAGGCGCTGCCGCCCGGCGCGCGCATCGGCGAGTCGTGGGAGATTTCCGACCGGCCCGGCGATGAAAGCGTGGTCACCAATGGCCCGCTTGCCGGCCGCACCCTGCGCTGGCTCATGGAGCATCACGGCTCCGAACTGCTCGGCGCCGCGGCGCCGGCCGGCGGGCGCTTCCCGCTTCTTGTGAAACTGCTCGACGCGCGGGACGCGCTCTCGCTGCAAGTCCACCCGCCCGCCGCAAAGGCCGCCGCGCTTGGCGGCGAGCCCAAGACAGAGCTGTGGTATTTCACCGAGGCGACCGCGGATGCGTGCATCCACGCCGGGCTCCGGAGCGGAGTCACACGCGCGGAGTTCGAGCGGCGCGTCCGCGACGGAACCGTTGCGGAGTGTTTTCATCGCATCCCCGTGAGACGCGGCGACGCGATGTTCCTGCCGGGCGGCCGTGTGCACGCGCTCGGCGCGGGCTGCGTGCTGATCGAGGTGCAGCAAAACTCGGACACGACTTACCGGGTGTTCGACTGGAATCGCCCGGGGCTCGATGGCAAGCCGCGCGAACTGCACGTCGGGCAGGCGCTCGAGGCGATCGACTTCGGGGACTTCGAGCCGGCGCTGGTCACGGGTCGGCCCGGCGGAAGTCCGGAGCGGTTGCGGCGTTGCCTCGTAAATGACAACCTGTTCTCCGTCGCGCACGAGCAACTGACCGAGCAATCGCACCTCACGATGAACCACCCGGCCCCGACCATCATTGCGTGTCTCGACGGGCGATTGCAGATCGCCGGCGGCGGATTCGAAGTCCGGCGGGAGGCGGGAGAGTTTTGCCTGATTCCGGCGGACACGACCGTCGCACTCTCGACAACCGCACAAGCCGCCTGGCTGCGGGCCACGGCCGGGAAATGCTGTTGA
- a CDS encoding sialate O-acetylesterase, translating into MKPMPLTPRILVALAVSMLAAAARADVKLPAIFGDRMVLQRDQKVPVWGWADEGEKVSVEFAGQRVEAVAKGGKWSVSLAALKASGTGAKFTVTGKNRVEFNDVLVGEVWFCSGQSNMEWSIRQSKDAAAEIAAANNPLIRHFKVPHVTADKPQDEVKTTGGWQLTTPEHAPGFTAVGYFFGRAIHKELGVPIGLIGCNWGGTRIEPWTPPVGFQSVPALKENFADKLASFPAKNPAKTKDGKDVLDKEGKPVMNISSSSPLSIYNAMVHPVIPYGIRGALWYQGESNNGEGMLYFEKMKALIGGWRALWKQGDFPFYYVQLAPFRYNNPERLPGIWEAQTAALSIPNTGMAVTTDITTPLDIHPPNKQEVGRRLALWALAKTYNKPVGAYASPLFDTLKVEGGKARVAFKNADGGLKSRDGKPLSWFTVAGEDKKFVEAKAEISGNAVVVSAEGVARPVAVRFGWHELAEPNLSNGAGLPASPFRTDKWADAVMPAPSALPAAPAKK; encoded by the coding sequence ATGAAACCAATGCCACTGACTCCCCGAATCCTCGTCGCCCTTGCCGTCTCGATGCTCGCGGCTGCCGCGCGCGCGGATGTGAAACTCCCCGCCATCTTTGGCGACCGGATGGTGCTGCAACGCGACCAGAAAGTGCCCGTGTGGGGCTGGGCCGACGAAGGCGAGAAGGTCAGCGTCGAGTTCGCGGGCCAAAGGGTCGAGGCGGTCGCGAAAGGCGGCAAGTGGTCCGTCTCGCTTGCGGCGCTCAAGGCGAGCGGCACCGGCGCGAAGTTCACCGTCACCGGCAAGAACAGGGTTGAGTTCAACGACGTGCTCGTGGGCGAGGTCTGGTTTTGCTCCGGGCAGTCGAACATGGAATGGAGCATCCGCCAGTCGAAGGACGCCGCGGCGGAAATCGCCGCCGCGAACAACCCGCTCATCCGTCATTTCAAGGTCCCGCATGTGACCGCCGACAAGCCGCAGGACGAGGTCAAGACGACGGGCGGCTGGCAGCTCACCACGCCCGAGCATGCGCCGGGCTTCACGGCGGTGGGTTACTTTTTTGGCCGCGCAATCCACAAGGAACTCGGCGTGCCCATCGGGCTGATCGGTTGCAATTGGGGCGGCACGCGCATCGAGCCGTGGACGCCGCCGGTCGGGTTTCAATCCGTGCCCGCGCTCAAGGAAAACTTCGCGGACAAGCTCGCGAGTTTCCCCGCGAAGAACCCGGCAAAGACCAAGGACGGCAAGGACGTGCTCGACAAGGAGGGCAAGCCGGTGATGAACATCAGCAGCAGCTCGCCGCTCTCGATTTACAACGCAATGGTCCACCCGGTCATCCCCTACGGCATCCGCGGCGCGCTGTGGTATCAGGGCGAATCCAACAACGGCGAGGGCATGCTCTACTTCGAGAAGATGAAGGCGCTCATCGGCGGCTGGCGCGCGCTGTGGAAGCAGGGCGATTTCCCGTTCTACTACGTGCAACTCGCGCCGTTCCGTTACAACAACCCGGAGCGACTCCCCGGCATCTGGGAGGCGCAGACCGCCGCGCTGTCCATCCCCAACACGGGCATGGCGGTCACGACCGACATCACCACGCCATTGGACATCCATCCGCCCAACAAACAGGAAGTCGGCCGCCGCCTCGCGCTGTGGGCGCTGGCGAAGACTTACAACAAGCCCGTCGGTGCCTACGCGAGCCCGCTGTTCGACACGCTCAAAGTCGAGGGCGGCAAGGCGCGCGTGGCTTTCAAGAATGCCGACGGCGGACTCAAGTCGCGCGATGGCAAGCCGCTCTCGTGGTTCACCGTCGCGGGCGAGGACAAGAAGTTCGTCGAGGCGAAGGCGGAGATTTCCGGCAACGCGGTGGTCGTCAGCGCCGAAGGTGTCGCCAGGCCCGTGGCCGTGCGCTTCGGCTGGCACGAACTCGCCGAGCCCAATCTCTCCAACGGCGCCGGATTGCCCGCGTCGCCCTTCCGCACGGACAAGTGGGCCGACGCCGTGATGCCCGCGCCGTCGGCGCTGCCCGCCGCGCCTGCGAAGAAGTAG
- a CDS encoding phage holin family protein, whose protein sequence is MNKEAKTFLQRWLINTVAVLAAGYVVKGIHYENVVALFVASLFLGILNTFVRPLLVILTLPLVLVTLGLFMFIVNAGLLYLVGLLLKPNFEVQSFGAAFWGSLVISLVSIALNALTGTGGARVRVDSRRGSKPEVPNRKDDGNGPVIDV, encoded by the coding sequence ATGAACAAGGAAGCCAAGACTTTCCTGCAGCGCTGGCTCATCAACACCGTGGCCGTGCTTGCGGCGGGCTACGTGGTGAAGGGCATCCATTATGAAAACGTGGTGGCGCTGTTCGTCGCGTCGCTGTTCCTCGGCATTCTGAACACGTTTGTCCGCCCACTGCTCGTGATCCTCACGCTCCCGCTGGTGCTGGTCACGCTTGGCCTCTTCATGTTCATCGTGAACGCCGGACTGCTTTATCTGGTGGGACTGCTGCTCAAGCCGAACTTCGAGGTGCAGAGTTTCGGCGCGGCGTTCTGGGGTTCGCTCGTCATCAGCCTCGTTTCGATCGCGCTCAACGCGCTCACCGGCACGGGCGGCGCCCGCGTGCGCGTGGATTCCCGCCGTGGCTCGAAGCCCGAAGTTCCCAACCGAAAGGACGACGGCAACGGCCCGGTCATCGACGTGTGA
- a CDS encoding gfo/Idh/MocA family oxidoreductase codes for MNTDTSSRRAFLKTTATASIFLASAPAVISAKPNSKIGVACIGVRGRGNSVMGSFLAEPDCEITHICDLRAN; via the coding sequence ATGAACACCGACACCTCCTCTCGCCGTGCATTCTTGAAAACCACCGCCACGGCCAGCATCTTCCTCGCCTCGGCGCCAGCGGTCATCAGTGCCAAGCCCAACAGCAAGATCGGCGTCGCCTGCATCGGCGTGCGCGGGCGCGGCAATTCGGTGATGGGCAGCTTCCTCGCCGAGCCGGACTGCGAGATCACGCACATCTGCGACCTGCGCGCCAACA
- the ruvA gene encoding Holliday junction branch migration protein RuvA, with protein MISFLHGKLVEALPTQVAVEVHGTGYEVLIPLSSFQKLPAPGGDVRLLTHLVVREDAHVLYGFMTAAERDLFRLLIHTVSGIGPKIALNILSGMNATAFRGAVANGDVKALASISGVGRKTAERIVVELRDKIGAAGAWEASSAARSLSPADQKLNDAVLALVALGFKQVDAHESIRAALAVLGESATIEDLVRAALRK; from the coding sequence ATGATTTCATTCCTCCACGGCAAGCTCGTCGAGGCGCTACCCACGCAGGTCGCCGTCGAGGTCCACGGCACCGGCTACGAGGTGCTCATCCCGCTTTCGAGCTTTCAAAAACTCCCCGCCCCCGGCGGCGACGTGCGCCTGCTCACGCACCTTGTCGTGCGCGAGGATGCCCACGTGCTCTACGGCTTCATGACCGCCGCCGAGCGCGACCTCTTCCGGCTGCTCATCCACACCGTCAGCGGCATCGGCCCTAAAATCGCGCTCAACATCCTCAGCGGCATGAACGCCACCGCATTCCGCGGCGCGGTCGCGAACGGCGATGTCAAGGCGCTCGCGTCCATCTCCGGCGTCGGTCGCAAGACCGCCGAGCGCATCGTGGTCGAATTGCGCGACAAGATCGGCGCCGCGGGCGCGTGGGAAGCCAGCAGCGCCGCCCGCTCGCTCTCGCCCGCCGACCAGAAACTCAACGACGCCGTGCTCGCGCTCGTCGCCCTCGGCTTCAAGCAGGTGGACGCCCACGAATCCATCCGCGCCGCGCTCGCCGTCCTCGGCGAGTCCGCGACCATCGAGGACCTCGTCCGGGCGGCGCTCCGCAAATGA
- a CDS encoding DUF1080 domain-containing protein, translated as MKPLLTLAATLFAIATGTAADKDGWISLFDGRSLDGWKANENPDTFKPEDGKIVVSGPRSHLFYVGPVQNHAFKNFHLKLDIMTFPKANSGVYFHTEWQDSGFPRKGFEVQVNNSHGDPKRGAGLYGIKDNPTAPAKDEEWYTMEVIVQGKNVTTKVNGKTIIEWTEPAAAEPKPDEGKKRAPARRLTSGTFALQGHDPGSKIYYRNISVKPLPEK; from the coding sequence ATGAAACCCCTCCTCACCCTCGCCGCCACGCTGTTCGCCATCGCCACCGGCACCGCCGCCGACAAGGACGGCTGGATTTCGCTCTTCGACGGCAGGTCCCTCGATGGCTGGAAGGCCAACGAGAACCCCGACACCTTCAAGCCCGAGGACGGCAAGATCGTCGTGTCCGGCCCGCGCTCGCATCTCTTCTACGTCGGGCCGGTGCAGAATCACGCCTTCAAGAATTTCCACCTCAAGCTCGACATCATGACGTTTCCGAAGGCGAACTCGGGCGTTTACTTCCACACCGAGTGGCAGGACTCGGGCTTCCCGCGCAAGGGCTTCGAGGTGCAGGTCAACAACTCGCACGGCGACCCCAAGCGCGGCGCCGGCCTCTACGGCATCAAGGACAATCCCACCGCGCCCGCGAAGGACGAGGAGTGGTATACGATGGAAGTCATCGTGCAGGGAAAGAACGTCACGACCAAGGTCAACGGCAAGACCATCATCGAGTGGACCGAGCCCGCCGCCGCCGAACCCAAGCCCGACGAAGGCAAGAAGCGCGCGCCCGCGCGCCGGCTCACCAGCGGCACCTTCGCGCTCCAAGGCCACGATCCCGGCAGCAAAATCTATTACCGCAACATCTCCGTGAAACCGCTGCCCGAGAAGTGA
- a CDS encoding sugar phosphate isomerase/epimerase, translating into MYSLSTCWNSGRHTDGRAMLREIRDLGFEFAELSHGIRLSLLEGILAAVDAGEIRISTLHNFCPLPLGVNKPAPNLFQFSAEDRRERDSAWKHTLKTLETAARVRARLVVLHLGSLPMPGYTDRLKELVARGERNSPKYDRLCAELLERREAIKEAPFARVVEMLGRVAAEASRLGLQLGVENREALEELPLDDDFFLFFRQFTSPAIGYWHDTGHAQIKENLGFLHHAMHLESLAPQLLGFHIHDVAFPAQDHHAPGAGTVDFAALKPFVRRDHIKVFELHPATSAEDLRRGVAHIKSLWGEGAAE; encoded by the coding sequence ATGTATTCCCTTTCCACCTGCTGGAACTCCGGCCGCCACACCGACGGCCGCGCGATGCTTCGCGAGATTCGCGACCTCGGCTTCGAGTTCGCCGAACTCAGCCACGGCATCCGGCTCTCATTGCTGGAAGGCATCCTCGCCGCCGTGGACGCCGGTGAAATCCGCATCTCCACGCTCCACAACTTCTGCCCGCTGCCGCTCGGCGTGAACAAGCCGGCGCCCAACCTGTTTCAATTCTCCGCCGAAGACCGCCGCGAGCGCGACAGCGCGTGGAAGCACACGCTCAAGACGCTCGAAACCGCCGCGCGCGTCCGCGCACGGCTCGTCGTGCTGCATCTCGGCAGCCTTCCGATGCCCGGCTACACGGACCGCCTGAAGGAACTCGTCGCCCGCGGCGAAAGGAACTCGCCGAAATATGACCGCCTGTGCGCCGAGTTGCTCGAACGGCGCGAGGCCATCAAGGAAGCGCCGTTCGCGCGGGTCGTCGAGATGCTCGGGCGCGTCGCGGCCGAAGCCTCGCGTCTTGGGCTCCAGCTCGGCGTCGAGAACCGCGAGGCCCTCGAGGAGCTCCCGCTCGATGACGACTTCTTCCTGTTCTTCCGCCAGTTCACTTCGCCCGCGATCGGTTACTGGCACGACACCGGCCACGCGCAGATCAAGGAGAACCTCGGCTTCCTCCACCACGCGATGCACCTCGAATCGCTCGCGCCGCAGCTGCTGGGCTTCCACATTCACGACGTCGCGTTTCCCGCGCAGGACCATCACGCGCCCGGCGCGGGCACGGTGGATTTCGCCGCGCTCAAGCCGTTCGTGCGGCGCGACCACATCAAGGTTTTCGAGCTTCACCCGGCAACGTCCGCCGAAGACCTGCGCCGAGGCGTGGCGCACATCAAGTCCCTGTGGGGCGAAGGCGCGGCGGAATGA
- a CDS encoding DUF374 domain-containing protein, producing the protein MTAAMPAPQPAPPGGVVIPRQAPWHGRLVARLIWSAASALAATLRWRWRDDSGHLVESLGERAIFCIWHNRLALSLILYRRHVQARCPGRKLAAMVSASRDGGMLARVLELFGVTPVRGSSSRRGPQALREMTTAAEQGCDLAVTPDGPRGPCYAVQDGIIGLAQLTGLPIVPVSYELGWKIRARSWDRFQVPLPFSRCVVTFGKLLRVPREAADAEREALRAELESRMAAITRD; encoded by the coding sequence ATGACGGCTGCCATGCCCGCACCGCAGCCAGCGCCTCCCGGCGGCGTCGTCATTCCCCGGCAGGCGCCGTGGCACGGACGCCTCGTGGCGCGGCTCATCTGGTCCGCGGCCAGCGCGCTCGCCGCCACGTTGCGATGGCGCTGGCGCGATGACTCCGGGCACTTGGTCGAAAGCCTGGGCGAACGAGCCATCTTCTGCATCTGGCACAACCGCCTCGCGCTCTCGCTCATCCTCTATCGCCGCCACGTGCAGGCGCGATGCCCCGGCCGCAAACTCGCCGCGATGGTCAGCGCGAGCCGCGACGGCGGCATGCTCGCGCGCGTGCTCGAGCTGTTCGGCGTCACGCCCGTCCGCGGCTCGTCGAGCCGGCGCGGCCCGCAGGCGTTGCGCGAGATGACCACCGCGGCGGAACAGGGCTGCGACCTCGCCGTCACGCCCGACGGTCCCCGCGGCCCGTGCTACGCCGTGCAGGACGGCATCATCGGCCTCGCGCAGCTCACCGGCCTGCCCATCGTGCCCGTGTCGTATGAGCTCGGATGGAAGATTCGCGCGCGCAGTTGGGACCGATTCCAGGTGCCGCTCCCCTTCTCGCGCTGTGTGGTCACGTTCGGCAAACTGCTGCGCGTCCCGCGCGAGGCGGCCGACGCCGAGCGCGAAGCCCTGCGCGCCGAACTCGAATCACGCATGGCCGCCATCACCCGCGACTGA
- a CDS encoding class I SAM-dependent rRNA methyltransferase, whose amino-acid sequence MTESIAAQPAQPRLRLRLTAAAENTIRQGHPWVFDQSIREQNRPGRAGELAVIFDRRDRFLALGLFDPHSPIRVRVLHAGKPANADRAWWAARLESALAKRRPLFDASTTGWRWIHGENDGWPGLVLDRYGDSLVLKLYTAAWLPGLGELTALLGGALPSVRVVLRLSRNMQDVASREFGLEDGRILRGSPPGGPVVFLEHGLTFEAEIVRGQKTGFFLDQRENRVRAGTLARGRDVLNAFSFSGGFSLHAARGGARSVTDLDISAHALDSARRNFELNRDVPEVAACRHEPVQADAFEWLGAARSESFDLVILDPPTLARRAADKPAATGAYTRLASEGSRLLRPGGVLVAASCSAHMPAEEFFGIVRHATRRPAGGFVEIATTFHPADHAPAFPEAHYLKCIYLRRA is encoded by the coding sequence GTGACGGAATCCATCGCAGCCCAGCCCGCCCAACCGCGGCTGCGACTCCGCCTCACCGCCGCCGCCGAGAACACCATCCGGCAGGGCCACCCGTGGGTCTTCGACCAAAGCATCCGCGAGCAAAACCGCCCCGGCCGCGCGGGCGAGCTCGCGGTCATCTTCGACCGTCGCGACCGCTTTCTCGCGCTCGGTTTGTTCGACCCGCACTCGCCGATCCGCGTGCGCGTGCTCCACGCCGGCAAACCCGCCAACGCCGACCGCGCGTGGTGGGCCGCGCGCCTCGAGTCCGCGCTCGCGAAACGCCGGCCCCTTTTCGACGCCAGCACGACCGGCTGGCGCTGGATTCACGGCGAAAATGACGGCTGGCCGGGACTTGTGCTCGACCGTTACGGCGACTCGCTCGTGCTCAAGCTTTACACCGCCGCCTGGCTGCCGGGGCTCGGGGAATTGACCGCACTCCTCGGCGGCGCCCTCCCCTCGGTTCGCGTCGTGCTGCGGCTCAGCCGCAACATGCAGGACGTGGCGTCACGGGAGTTTGGTCTCGAAGACGGACGCATCCTTCGCGGCAGCCCGCCCGGCGGCCCGGTGGTGTTCCTGGAGCACGGGTTGACGTTCGAGGCGGAAATCGTCCGCGGACAGAAGACCGGCTTCTTCCTCGACCAGCGCGAGAACCGCGTGCGCGCCGGCACACTCGCACGCGGGCGCGACGTGTTGAACGCGTTCAGCTTCTCCGGCGGCTTTTCGCTGCACGCGGCGCGCGGCGGCGCGCGGAGCGTCACCGACCTCGACATCAGCGCGCACGCGCTCGACTCGGCCCGGCGGAATTTCGAGTTGAACCGCGACGTGCCGGAGGTCGCTGCGTGCCGGCACGAGCCGGTGCAGGCGGATGCGTTTGAGTGGCTCGGCGCGGCGCGAAGCGAGTCCTTTGACCTGGTCATCCTCGACCCGCCGACGCTCGCGCGGCGCGCGGCGGACAAGCCGGCGGCCACCGGCGCCTACACGCGGCTCGCCTCGGAAGGCTCGCGGCTGTTGCGTCCCGGCGGAGTGTTGGTGGCGGCATCGTGCTCGGCCCACATGCCCGCGGAGGAGTTCTTCGGAATCGTGCGCCACGCGACGCGGCGTCCGGCCGGCGGGTTCGTGGAGATTGCCACCACGTTTCATCCGGCGGACCACGCGCCAGCCTTCCCCGAGGCGCACTACTTGAAGTGCATCTACCTGCGGCGCGCGTGA
- a CDS encoding flippase-like domain-containing protein, with product MNSTRKFLALAWRLAVCGLLLAWIFQTIFWHEGQLAWTSTGQQPAWQELTRAQRLEASWIHGPRELWRNVSAVRPGPLALSLVFMGATIFLSVVRWRLVLRVHGLNLSFARATEISLVAHFFNSFLLGSSGGDLMKAYYAARETHHKKTEAAVTVFADRLIGLFSMLLFASVMMLPNRELLSSHGRLGAVSWLVLAMLAACGGLMFLAFWGGVSKGVPRAREWLRRLPRGAVIEQCLDACRVFGARPAFLAQSLALSLALNTLCVLQLLALSHGLGLGVPPTALFVIVPIIICIAALPVTPSGLGLRENLYVLMLAAPGLAVPHTAALSLSLLAFAGSLAWSIVGGLVYLGFKQKHHLTEAELQQVGPQDNV from the coding sequence ATGAACTCCACCCGCAAGTTTCTGGCCCTCGCGTGGCGGCTTGCCGTCTGCGGGCTGCTGCTCGCGTGGATTTTCCAGACCATCTTCTGGCACGAGGGCCAGCTCGCGTGGACGTCGACCGGCCAGCAGCCCGCGTGGCAGGAACTCACGCGCGCCCAGCGGCTCGAAGCTTCGTGGATCCACGGCCCGCGCGAGCTCTGGCGCAATGTCAGCGCGGTTCGCCCCGGCCCGCTCGCGCTCTCGCTCGTTTTCATGGGGGCGACGATCTTCCTCTCGGTCGTCCGGTGGCGGCTCGTCCTGCGCGTCCACGGGCTCAACCTCTCGTTCGCGCGCGCCACCGAGATTTCGCTCGTTGCGCATTTCTTCAACTCGTTCCTGCTCGGCTCGAGCGGCGGCGACTTGATGAAGGCCTACTACGCCGCGCGCGAGACGCACCACAAGAAGACCGAGGCGGCCGTCACGGTGTTCGCGGACCGGCTCATTGGATTGTTCAGCATGCTGCTCTTTGCGAGCGTGATGATGCTGCCCAACCGCGAACTGCTCTCGTCGCACGGGCGGCTTGGCGCGGTGTCGTGGCTCGTGCTTGCGATGCTCGCGGCCTGCGGGGGGTTGATGTTCCTCGCGTTTTGGGGCGGCGTGTCGAAGGGCGTGCCCCGCGCCCGCGAGTGGCTGCGTCGCCTGCCCAGGGGCGCGGTGATCGAGCAATGCCTTGATGCGTGCCGCGTGTTCGGAGCGCGACCGGCCTTTCTCGCGCAGAGCCTCGCGCTCTCGCTCGCGCTCAACACCCTGTGCGTGCTTCAGTTGCTCGCGCTCTCACACGGGCTCGGGCTGGGCGTGCCGCCGACGGCACTGTTCGTCATCGTGCCGATCATCATCTGCATCGCGGCGCTTCCGGTCACCCCGAGCGGACTCGGGCTGCGCGAGAATCTTTACGTGCTCATGCTGGCCGCGCCGGGCCTTGCCGTGCCGCACACGGCCGCGCTGTCGCTCTCGCTGCTGGCCTTCGCCGGCAGCCTCGCGTGGAGCATCGTGGGCGGGCTCGTCTATCTCGGGTTCAAGCAGAAGCACCACCTCACGGAGGCCGAACTGCAGCAAGTCGGACCGCAGGACAATGTTTAG
- a CDS encoding arylsulfatase, which translates to MNCIMKPTTTALALALGLSCLLCVAWAASAAAPRPNVIFLLMDDLGYTDVSYHGGEIKTPNIDRLAAAGAKLEAFYVQPVCSPTRAALMTGRYPMRHGLQVGVVRPWAQYGLPLAERTLAQALQDTGYVTAICGKWHLGHFAPEYLPTRRGFTHQYGHYNGALDYFEHTRDGGFDWHRDDKVCRDEGYATVLLGNEAVRLIEKQDAAKPLFLYVPFNAPHTPLQALPEHLKLYEHIENKQRRTYCAMVHAVDEQIGRIAAAIEKRGLTANTLFIFSSDNGGPIAQGATNGKLRAAKGTLYEGGVRVPAFATWPGRIKPGTLIHEPLHMVDWFPTLLRLAGAKLEQPHAPDGLDIWPVLTAGAKSPHDAILLNTTPRNGAIRMGDWKLVMGGNLADSDEAAAPADAAKKGKKAKQAETKSDATGPRIELFNLADDLSEKTNLADKHPDKVKELRTRLEALAKQAVPPKSAPKSAEFKSPKVWGEKDN; encoded by the coding sequence ATGAACTGCATCATGAAACCAACAACGACTGCCCTCGCTTTGGCTCTCGGCCTTTCGTGTCTTTTGTGTGTTGCGTGGGCCGCCTCCGCCGCCGCCCCGCGGCCGAACGTCATCTTCCTTCTCATGGACGACCTCGGCTACACCGACGTGAGCTATCACGGCGGCGAAATCAAGACGCCGAACATTGACCGCCTCGCCGCCGCCGGCGCGAAGCTCGAGGCCTTCTACGTCCAGCCCGTCTGCTCGCCCACGCGCGCCGCGCTGATGACCGGCCGCTACCCGATGCGCCACGGCTTGCAGGTCGGCGTCGTCCGCCCGTGGGCGCAATACGGCCTGCCCCTCGCCGAACGCACGCTCGCGCAGGCGTTGCAGGACACCGGCTACGTCACGGCCATCTGCGGCAAGTGGCACCTCGGCCACTTCGCGCCGGAGTATCTGCCCACGCGCCGCGGCTTCACGCACCAATACGGCCATTACAACGGCGCGCTGGACTACTTCGAGCACACGCGCGACGGCGGCTTCGACTGGCACCGCGACGACAAAGTCTGCCGCGACGAAGGCTATGCCACCGTCCTGCTCGGCAACGAGGCTGTCCGCCTCATCGAGAAGCAGGACGCCGCGAAGCCGCTCTTCCTCTACGTCCCCTTCAACGCCCCGCACACGCCGCTGCAGGCGCTGCCCGAGCACCTCAAACTTTACGAACACATCGAGAACAAGCAGCGCCGCACCTACTGCGCGATGGTCCACGCCGTGGACGAGCAAATCGGTCGCATCGCCGCCGCCATCGAGAAACGCGGGCTGACGGCCAACACACTCTTCATCTTCTCCAGCGACAACGGCGGGCCCATCGCGCAGGGCGCGACCAACGGCAAGCTCCGCGCCGCCAAGGGCACGCTCTACGAAGGCGGTGTGCGCGTGCCCGCCTTCGCCACGTGGCCCGGCCGCATCAAGCCCGGCACGCTCATCCACGAACCACTGCACATGGTGGACTGGTTCCCCACGCTCCTGCGCCTCGCGGGCGCGAAGCTCGAACAACCGCACGCACCCGACGGCCTCGACATCTGGCCCGTCCTCACCGCCGGCGCCAAGTCACCGCACGACGCCATCCTGCTCAACACCACGCCGCGCAACGGCGCCATCCGCATGGGCGACTGGAAACTCGTCATGGGCGGCAACCTCGCCGACAGCGATGAAGCCGCCGCGCCCGCCGACGCGGCGAAGAAGGGAAAGAAAGCCAAGCAAGCCGAAACGAAAAGCGACGCAACCGGTCCGCGCATCGAACTGTTCAACCTCGCAGACGACCTCTCCGAGAAAACCAACCTCGCTGACAAGCACCCCGACAAGGTGAAGGAACTCCGCACCCGCCTCGAAGCCCTCGCCAAACAAGCCGTCCCGCCCAAATCCGCCCCCAAGTCCGCCGAATTCAAGTCGCCGAAAGTTTGGGGCGAGAAGGACAATTGA
- the rpsU gene encoding 30S ribosomal protein S21 — protein sequence MTEIKLKKGEPVDKALRRLKKRLDREGTLKEVRNHRRFEKPSEKRRRKMKVAKFTAMLKARYADL from the coding sequence TTGACCGAGATCAAGCTCAAGAAAGGCGAACCGGTGGACAAGGCGCTTCGGCGCCTCAAGAAGCGGCTCGACCGCGAGGGAACCCTCAAGGAAGTCCGCAACCACCGCCGCTTCGAGAAGCCCAGCGAGAAGCGCCGCCGCAAGATGAAAGTGGCCAAGTTCACCGCCATGCTCAAGGCCCGTTACGCCGACCTCTAA